From Paenibacillus graminis, a single genomic window includes:
- a CDS encoding ABC transporter ATP-binding protein encodes MSTVLEVKNVKKVYGVQNGDNSTVALDSVSFNVEKGDFIGIMGPSGSGKTTLLNILSGIGKPSYGEVYIGGKNITSLDKNEMALFRRQHLGFVFQEFNLMDSLTLKENVMLPMILDKKDKEQMEAKSEEIMKLFGIDEIAGKYPYNISGGQQQRVAVSRALVNDPDIIFADEPTGNLDSKSSGTVMKCIEKMNQERGSTILMVTHDAFAASFCKKIIFIKDGAICMEIVSSGVRKEFFDQILDCLAVIGGERNDL; translated from the coding sequence ATGAGCACAGTACTCGAAGTCAAAAACGTTAAAAAAGTCTATGGTGTGCAGAACGGCGACAATTCCACAGTGGCGCTGGATTCCGTCAGCTTTAATGTGGAGAAGGGTGACTTCATCGGCATTATGGGCCCCTCAGGCAGCGGTAAAACAACCTTGCTGAATATTTTAAGCGGCATCGGCAAGCCGAGCTACGGCGAGGTTTATATTGGCGGCAAGAACATCACCTCCCTGGACAAAAATGAAATGGCGTTGTTCCGCCGGCAGCATCTCGGTTTTGTATTTCAGGAATTTAATCTGATGGATAGTCTGACCCTGAAGGAAAATGTGATGCTGCCTATGATTCTCGATAAGAAAGACAAAGAGCAGATGGAAGCAAAAAGTGAAGAGATTATGAAGCTGTTCGGCATTGACGAAATTGCCGGCAAGTATCCCTACAATATTTCCGGCGGCCAGCAGCAGCGAGTCGCGGTGAGCCGGGCGCTGGTCAATGATCCGGATATTATTTTTGCCGATGAGCCGACAGGCAATCTCGATTCCAAGTCTTCGGGCACGGTGATGAAATGCATCGAGAAAATGAATCAGGAGCGCGGCAGTACTATTCTGATGGTTACACATGACGCCTTCGCCGCAAGCTTTTGCAAAAAGATTATTTTCATCAAGGACGGTGCGATCTGCATGGAGATTGTCAGCAGCGGGGTACGCAAGGAGTTTTTTGATCAAATCCTCGATTGTCTGGCGGTCATCGGAGGGGAACGAAATGACCTTTAG
- a CDS encoding sensor histidine kinase, with amino-acid sequence MTLKLFRDFMRDHFAFTLVYFISHILVSIYCNYYISSNIQLMYLLSIYFYVFIIFLCFRFIKYVSANREIQRLSENIEIEEKGFSCEQQAAITLIHRIHQTYQDQIYEVKAQADNTHKFISQWIHNLKTPLSVIDLILQNYKMNSTGHAVALQHIGEEKDKILSMLNQMLKFFRLEHFSRDYTPEPVNLLESLRSLINSKRNQYIYNNVYPLIECEEESIMVMTDSKWNMAMLEQIVSNAIKYSDAGEETKSIHFHIERRGDQVVLSIRDEGIGIEKVDLQRIFQPFFTGKNGRTHHQATGIGLYVCSEIARKLGHRLTISSEVNQGTEAQISYLSKLKDSVM; translated from the coding sequence ATGACCCTTAAGCTGTTCCGGGATTTCATGCGCGATCATTTCGCGTTTACTCTTGTCTATTTCATCAGCCATATTCTGGTGAGCATATACTGTAATTATTATATCAGCAGCAATATCCAGCTCATGTACCTGCTCAGCATTTATTTTTATGTGTTTATCATATTTTTGTGCTTCCGCTTCATTAAATACGTTTCCGCCAACCGGGAAATCCAGCGTTTATCGGAAAATATTGAGATTGAAGAAAAAGGCTTTTCCTGTGAACAGCAGGCTGCAATTACCTTGATTCACCGTATACACCAGACCTATCAGGATCAGATCTATGAGGTCAAGGCCCAGGCTGACAATACCCATAAATTCATCTCACAGTGGATACATAATCTGAAAACCCCGTTGTCGGTCATCGACCTGATCCTGCAGAATTACAAAATGAATTCCACCGGCCATGCCGTGGCATTGCAGCATATCGGGGAAGAAAAAGATAAAATTCTTAGCATGCTGAATCAGATGCTGAAGTTCTTCCGCCTGGAACATTTCTCCCGGGATTATACACCGGAGCCAGTCAATCTGCTCGAATCGCTTAGGAGCTTAATCAACAGCAAGCGGAATCAATACATTTACAACAATGTCTATCCGCTGATCGAGTGCGAAGAGGAGAGCATTATGGTCATGACAGACAGCAAATGGAATATGGCGATGCTGGAGCAGATCGTCTCCAATGCAATCAAATACTCGGATGCGGGTGAAGAGACCAAATCCATTCACTTCCATATTGAGCGGCGCGGCGATCAGGTGGTGCTGTCCATCCGGGATGAAGGCATCGGGATTGAAAAAGTGGATCTGCAGCGCATCTTCCAGCCCTTTTTTACCGGGAAAAACGGCCGCACACACCACCAGGCGACGGGAATCGGCCTCTACGTCTGTTCTGAAATTGCCAGGAAGCTGGGACACCGCCTCACTATTTCTTCTGAAGTCAATCAGGGCACCGAGGCGCAGATTTCGTATCTTTCAAAATTGAAAGACAGCGTCATGTAA
- a CDS encoding response regulator transcription factor, with translation MFKIMIVEDDIKIRTLLTDILRKYSYEVVEVADFLQVEKIFEQEAPQLVLLDLNLPYYDGFYYCRVFRRKTTVPIIVISARDEESSQVLSMELGADDYIVKPLNIQVLLAKIMAILRRNYGEYAGKPEPDNEPLPIHLDDRNFSISCKGAVEELSKNEYKLLKKLMDKKDTIVTREELLEELWDDVHFVVDNTLTVNVTRVKSKLANLGFQNVIKVKRGVGYIFDSAMAGGTRQ, from the coding sequence ATGTTCAAGATCATGATCGTCGAAGATGATATTAAAATCAGAACCCTGCTGACTGATATCCTGCGCAAGTACAGCTATGAAGTGGTAGAGGTTGCGGATTTCCTGCAGGTGGAGAAGATCTTCGAGCAGGAAGCTCCGCAGCTTGTGCTGCTGGATCTGAATTTGCCTTATTATGACGGCTTCTACTATTGTAGGGTGTTCAGAAGGAAAACCACCGTGCCGATCATAGTGATCTCTGCCAGGGATGAAGAGTCCAGCCAGGTGCTCAGCATGGAGCTGGGGGCGGATGATTATATTGTCAAACCCCTGAATATTCAGGTGCTGCTGGCCAAGATTATGGCGATACTGCGCCGGAATTACGGGGAATATGCGGGCAAGCCTGAGCCGGATAATGAGCCTTTGCCGATCCATCTGGATGACCGCAATTTCAGTATTTCCTGCAAGGGCGCGGTAGAAGAGCTCAGCAAAAATGAATACAAGCTGCTGAAGAAGCTGATGGACAAGAAGGATACCATCGTCACGAGGGAAGAACTGCTGGAAGAGCTGTGGGACGATGTGCATTTCGTGGTCGACAACACGCTTACCGTAAATGTCACCCGGGTCAAAAGCAAGCTGGCCAATCTCGGCTTCCAGAATGTCATTAAAGTTAAAAGAGGGGTAGGCTATATCTTTGATTCAGCGATGGCGGGAGGGACCCGCCAATGA
- a CDS encoding ribosomal protein L7/L12 encodes MENTDWISITALVLAMLLLLRVFSLNRRVKDLESQLERIDSRSAMGGGIIKPGIDAPAPLYAQNMEVAPDLERRLRLLLAEGKKIQAIKVLREARDLSLKDAKNYVDRMEQS; translated from the coding sequence TTGGAAAACACAGATTGGATCTCCATCACTGCACTTGTTCTTGCTATGCTGTTATTGTTGAGGGTATTTAGCCTCAATAGACGCGTCAAAGATTTGGAGTCACAGCTGGAGCGGATTGACAGCCGTTCAGCAATGGGCGGAGGGATAATAAAACCCGGGATAGATGCTCCGGCACCGTTGTATGCACAGAACATGGAGGTTGCACCGGATTTGGAGAGAAGATTACGGCTGCTGCTGGCCGAAGGCAAGAAAATACAGGCCATTAAAGTACTTCGTGAAGCGCGGGATTTATCCCTGAAGGATGCCAAGAATTACGTGGACCGTATGGAACAGAGCTAA
- a CDS encoding ABC-2 transporter permease has protein sequence MYSSFYLIRKDFILTRKYLLLLLLFYIVIGYSNLDSYVVSAVFPSMLMLMNACSLDVQHNNQRFLVSLPLPRHQLVLAKYLSLLPYTVISLICTLLIYLAGIATGRTLEPINWRDLLLVIACFPLLAALYFPLYYWLGQKGMQIVNMIFMMAVMLGFTATPIITTKLPGLLGWINTGTTDNIVLWVISAVAYLFLLYCSYLISIRIFVKKDI, from the coding sequence ATGTATAGCTCGTTCTATCTGATCCGCAAGGATTTTATCCTGACGCGCAAATATCTGTTGCTGCTGCTTCTATTTTACATAGTTATAGGTTATTCGAATCTGGATTCTTATGTAGTGTCCGCAGTGTTCCCCTCGATGCTGATGCTGATGAACGCCTGCTCCCTGGATGTCCAGCATAATAACCAGCGTTTCCTTGTCAGTCTGCCGCTGCCCCGTCATCAGCTCGTACTGGCCAAATATTTAAGTCTGCTGCCGTATACCGTAATCAGTCTGATCTGTACACTGTTAATTTATCTGGCCGGGATTGCAACAGGACGTACCTTGGAACCGATTAACTGGAGAGATTTATTGCTTGTCATCGCTTGCTTCCCGCTTCTTGCAGCGCTTTACTTTCCGCTATACTACTGGCTGGGGCAAAAAGGGATGCAAATTGTAAATATGATTTTCATGATGGCGGTCATGCTCGGCTTCACTGCAACTCCCATAATAACTACAAAGCTCCCCGGACTTCTCGGCTGGATAAACACAGGAACCACGGACAATATCGTATTATGGGTTATCAGCGCTGTGGCCTATCTGTTTCTGCTCTACTGCTCATATCTGATCTCGATACGGATTTTTGTTAAAAAAGACATATAA
- a CDS encoding ABC transporter ATP-binding protein, whose protein sequence is MSEVIKLEGLCKSYDRFELRDITVGIKEGYITGLIGPNGAGKTSLIKMIMGMVFPDQGEIQLFGQNHLLHQAANKDRIGYVSDENIYYENLTVKDMKRVTAPFYTRWDENTYQKYQEKFKLPPGKKIKDLSKGMKIKFSLAVALSHGADLLIMDEPTSGLDPIFRRELLELLSEHIQDEKKSIVFSTHNTADLDRIADYIVFINEGRLVFNEMKETLTEKYLLVKGGKELLDRDVRRWFIGIRESGVGFEGLIGNRVEGERYFKDTAICEIPTLEEIMYFTVKGSEAHV, encoded by the coding sequence ATGAGTGAAGTCATTAAGCTGGAGGGTTTGTGTAAAAGCTACGACCGATTTGAATTGCGCGATATTACGGTTGGCATCAAGGAAGGGTATATCACGGGGCTGATCGGTCCGAATGGGGCAGGCAAAACAAGCCTCATCAAAATGATTATGGGCATGGTCTTTCCCGACCAGGGCGAAATTCAGCTGTTCGGGCAGAACCACTTGCTGCATCAAGCGGCGAACAAGGACCGGATTGGCTATGTGTCCGATGAAAATATCTATTACGAGAACCTTACGGTCAAAGATATGAAACGGGTCACCGCCCCCTTTTATACACGCTGGGATGAGAATACATACCAGAAGTACCAGGAGAAATTCAAGCTCCCGCCAGGCAAGAAGATCAAGGATCTGTCTAAAGGGATGAAAATCAAATTCTCGCTTGCGGTTGCCCTGTCACATGGAGCGGATCTGCTGATTATGGATGAGCCCACTTCAGGGCTGGACCCGATTTTCCGCAGGGAGCTGCTGGAACTGCTCAGTGAGCACATCCAGGATGAAAAAAAGTCGATTGTGTTCTCCACACATAACACCGCGGATCTGGACCGGATTGCAGATTATATTGTTTTTATTAATGAGGGACGCCTTGTCTTTAACGAAATGAAGGAGACGCTCACAGAGAAGTACCTGCTGGTTAAAGGCGGGAAGGAACTGCTTGACCGGGACGTCCGGCGCTGGTTCATCGGGATCCGCGAAAGCGGAGTGGGTTTTGAAGGGCTGATCGGCAACAGGGTGGAAGGGGAACGCTATTTCAAGGATACTGCCATTTGCGAGATTCCTACGCTGGAGGAGATCATGTATTTTACCGTAAAAGGAAGTGAAGCTCATGTATAG
- a CDS encoding GntR family transcriptional regulator: MNILISSTSGEPIYAQIAGQVRQLILQGELVSGTPLPSIRQLAKELQISVITTKRAYEELEREGLINSIVGKGSFVSGADQEFIREQRLRIMEGKLKEIIDESRLLGMEYTELTEMLKLLYEEEKE, translated from the coding sequence ATGAACATATTGATATCAAGTACTTCCGGTGAGCCCATATACGCCCAAATTGCAGGACAGGTCCGCCAACTGATACTGCAGGGTGAACTGGTCTCCGGGACGCCTTTGCCATCCATCCGCCAACTTGCCAAAGAGCTGCAGATCAGCGTGATCACTACCAAACGTGCATATGAAGAGCTGGAACGGGAAGGGCTCATTAACTCTATCGTCGGCAAGGGATCGTTTGTATCCGGGGCAGATCAGGAATTCATCCGGGAACAGCGGCTGCGGATTATGGAGGGGAAGCTGAAGGAGATTATCGACGAGAGCAGGCTTTTGGGAATGGAATACACCGAGCTCACGGAAATGCTGAAGCTGCTCTATGAGGAGGAAAAAGAATGA
- a CDS encoding alpha-glucosidase/alpha-galactosidase: MSKITFIGAGSTVFAKNVLGDCMGTAALQGFEFALFDIDLERLEDSRRMLNNIKASTGSTCMVKAYTDRKEALRGAKYVINAIQVGGYEPCTVTDFEIPKKYGLRQTIADTAGIGGIFRNLRTIPVMLDFAADIREVCPDALFLNYTNPMAVLTNVMNTYGGVQTVGLCHSVQHCIPGLFEALGMDQTGVQAKIAGINHMAWLLEVTKDGEDLYPEIKRRAAEKQQEHHHDMVRYEMMLKFGYYITESSEHNAEYHPYFIKRNYPELIERFQIPLDEYPRRCVEQISKWKQMREELVHDTALQHERSHEYASYILEAIETNVPFKIGGNVLNTGLITNLPREACVEVPCLVDASGVTPTYVGDLPPQCAALNRTNINTQLLTIEAAITGKKEHIYHAAMLDPHTSAELSMDDIVAMCNDLIAAHGTWLPEFK; encoded by the coding sequence ATGTCTAAAATTACATTTATCGGTGCAGGGAGTACGGTTTTTGCTAAGAATGTGCTGGGTGACTGCATGGGGACAGCTGCATTGCAGGGCTTTGAGTTTGCTTTGTTTGACATAGATTTGGAGCGGCTTGAGGATTCCAGAAGGATGCTGAACAATATCAAGGCCAGTACGGGCAGCACATGTATGGTGAAGGCCTACACGGACCGGAAGGAAGCGCTGCGCGGTGCCAAGTACGTGATCAATGCGATCCAGGTCGGCGGCTATGAGCCATGTACGGTTACAGATTTTGAGATTCCTAAGAAATACGGACTTCGGCAGACGATCGCAGATACAGCCGGCATTGGCGGCATTTTCCGCAACCTGCGCACGATACCGGTTATGCTTGATTTTGCCGCAGATATCCGTGAGGTATGCCCGGACGCTCTTTTCTTGAACTATACCAACCCGATGGCAGTACTGACTAATGTAATGAACACGTATGGCGGAGTGCAGACGGTGGGGTTGTGCCACAGTGTGCAGCACTGTATTCCCGGCTTATTCGAAGCGCTAGGAATGGACCAGACAGGTGTGCAGGCGAAGATCGCCGGGATTAATCATATGGCCTGGCTGCTGGAAGTTACGAAGGATGGGGAGGATCTGTATCCGGAAATTAAGCGCCGGGCTGCTGAGAAGCAACAAGAGCACCATCATGATATGGTACGGTACGAAATGATGCTGAAATTCGGATATTACATTACGGAATCTTCAGAGCATAATGCGGAATATCATCCCTATTTCATCAAACGGAACTATCCTGAGCTGATCGAACGGTTTCAAATTCCGCTGGACGAATATCCGCGCCGGTGTGTGGAGCAGATCAGTAAGTGGAAGCAGATGCGCGAGGAACTGGTTCATGATACAGCGCTGCAGCATGAACGCTCCCATGAGTATGCGTCATACATTCTTGAAGCGATCGAAACCAATGTGCCTTTCAAAATCGGCGGCAATGTGCTGAACACTGGACTGATCACGAATCTCCCGCGGGAAGCCTGCGTTGAAGTGCCTTGTCTTGTCGATGCCAGCGGAGTCACTCCCACTTATGTTGGCGATCTGCCGCCGCAATGCGCTGCACTGAACCGCACGAATATTAATACGCAGCTGCTGACCATTGAAGCGGCTATTACAGGCAAAAAGGAGCATATCTATCACGCGGCAATGCTGGACCCGCACACATCCGCCGAGCTGTCGATGGATGATATTGTAGCCATGTGCAACGACTTGATAGCTGCTCATGGCACATGGCTTCCAGAGTTTAAATAG
- a CDS encoding AraC family transcriptional regulator — MIPEHYDFYAGFNLLPEEQDLAVLFSGEGKPFPGHKIGPSVHDYYLIHTVLAGEGSFQSSTVTQQCRKGDTFVIFPGSLFSYQADVQNPWYYAWVALQGTGVSGLLSDIGITKERPLLHTENISELHRLYERTRLCFKQSAYPRLESLEASGWTRLLLHHFGQDNLALLPARPKELPEIIDRQIDQAIRWISLQFHQQISIDHMAATLGYHRAHLSKAFKQKTGLSPKQYLLKMRMDKAKSLLSGTLTIDQVASSVGFNDALYFSRQFRKFSGMSPSEYRSLLWQE; from the coding sequence ATGATTCCTGAACATTATGACTTTTACGCCGGATTCAATCTGCTGCCAGAGGAGCAAGACCTTGCCGTTCTGTTCAGCGGCGAAGGCAAACCGTTTCCCGGCCATAAAATCGGACCCTCCGTACATGATTATTATCTGATCCATACCGTTTTGGCTGGCGAGGGCAGCTTTCAGAGCAGCACAGTCACGCAGCAGTGCCGGAAGGGCGATACCTTTGTGATCTTCCCCGGTTCGCTTTTCAGCTATCAGGCGGATGTGCAAAACCCCTGGTATTATGCCTGGGTGGCGCTCCAAGGTACAGGTGTATCCGGACTTCTCTCCGATATCGGCATAACGAAGGAACGGCCCCTGCTGCATACAGAGAATATATCCGAGCTGCACCGCTTGTACGAACGAACCCGCTTGTGCTTCAAGCAGTCTGCCTATCCCCGCCTGGAGAGTCTGGAGGCCTCCGGCTGGACAAGGCTATTGCTCCACCATTTCGGGCAGGATAACCTTGCCCTTCTGCCTGCCAGGCCTAAGGAACTGCCTGAAATCATTGACCGGCAGATTGACCAGGCAATCCGCTGGATCTCGCTGCAGTTCCATCAGCAGATCAGCATTGATCATATGGCTGCTACGCTCGGTTACCATCGTGCGCATCTTTCCAAAGCTTTTAAACAAAAAACAGGTCTGTCCCCCAAGCAGTATCTGCTGAAAATGCGGATGGACAAAGCCAAAAGCCTGCTCTCCGGTACGCTCACAATTGATCAGGTGGCTTCATCCGTAGGTTTCAACGATGCCCTGTATTTCTCCAGGCAGTTCCGCAAATTCAGCGGCATGTCGCCCAGTGAATACCGCTCGTTGCTGTGGCAGGAATAG
- a CDS encoding DedA family protein: protein MHQILNAITDAALDLVSTLGIWGIWIGMMLESACIPIPSEVIMLSGGLLIARGTLSFPEVVAAGVLGNLTGSIAAFYVGMHGGRKLLEKYGKYIFFNSRHLEQSQRWFDRYGEGTVLFTRMLPFIRTFISLPAGIAGMKTWKFIFFTTLGSLPWNIALVYLGYRLGDKWTIVEEYMRPVSYAICGAVVLLIILWLVRRRKERTV from the coding sequence ATGCACCAAATTTTGAACGCTATAACCGATGCTGCTCTAGATCTTGTTAGTACACTGGGAATCTGGGGGATCTGGATCGGGATGATGCTGGAGAGCGCCTGTATTCCCATTCCTAGCGAGGTCATCATGCTCAGCGGAGGGCTGCTGATTGCCAGGGGAACGTTGTCTTTTCCAGAGGTGGTGGCTGCCGGGGTGCTCGGTAATCTGACGGGTTCGATTGCAGCTTTCTATGTAGGGATGCATGGCGGCAGAAAACTGCTCGAGAAGTATGGGAAGTATATTTTCTTTAACTCCCGTCACCTGGAGCAGTCCCAGCGCTGGTTCGACCGTTACGGGGAGGGGACCGTATTGTTCACCCGAATGCTGCCGTTTATCCGCACCTTCATCTCTTTGCCTGCCGGAATCGCCGGAATGAAGACTTGGAAGTTTATCTTTTTTACCACACTTGGCTCTTTGCCCTGGAATATCGCGCTGGTCTATCTGGGCTACCGCCTGGGAGACAAGTGGACAATCGTTGAGGAGTACATGCGTCCGGTTAGTTATGCCATTTGCGGAGCTGTCGTTCTACTGATTATTCTATGGCTGGTGCGGCGGAGGAAAGAACGTACCGTATAA
- a CDS encoding HAMP domain-containing sensor histidine kinase, whose protein sequence is MSRLTALLSRLSVRWKLAIWSSVLLCVLFLGYNGVQYFVINHWMLHQNQNAIQKNVEEIQEYFRAESGMDNRIAGSRSFIESINESHQMIRILNAVGTPILTVSDQLPEDWVQPQAAVKTTTTSVWHEEEHLLLIRSPLQTANFTGTIEIVNNLESSDQLSDMLLGVMIAGWLGAIVISAAGGVFLSRLLLRPIQSLSDTMISIKQNGLQERVGVPGSNNDELAQLARVFNDLMDQLETSFYNQKQFAQDASHELRTPISIIEGHISMLNRWGKHDPAILEESLNVSVQELGRLKGIVNELLELTRAEENSREQYDFPCVVLDTLLYTLRNFALLHSDFEITQNLNELEDVVVHIVPNHLEQILLILLDNAVKYSGALRVIQLDGVVVRSQVQIRVEDSGIGVPEDDLPFVFQRFYRVDKSRSRGQGGSGLGLAIAERLVAKYGGSIAIASKAGQGTAVTLTFPIVQRPKSN, encoded by the coding sequence ATGAGCAGGCTCACTGCACTTCTCTCTCGGCTGTCGGTCCGCTGGAAGCTGGCCATCTGGTCCTCCGTATTGTTGTGCGTGCTGTTTCTCGGTTATAACGGGGTGCAATATTTTGTAATTAACCACTGGATGTTACACCAGAACCAGAATGCGATCCAAAAGAATGTGGAAGAAATTCAGGAGTATTTCAGGGCAGAGAGCGGAATGGATAACAGGATTGCGGGCAGCCGTTCTTTTATCGAAAGCATCAATGAGAGCCATCAGATGATCCGCATTCTGAATGCTGTTGGAACCCCGATATTAACTGTATCAGATCAGCTGCCAGAGGATTGGGTCCAGCCACAGGCAGCTGTTAAAACCACTACAACCAGTGTCTGGCATGAGGAAGAACATCTGCTGCTGATCCGTAGTCCGCTGCAGACAGCCAATTTCACAGGCACGATTGAGATCGTGAACAACCTGGAAAGCTCAGATCAGCTAAGCGATATGCTGTTGGGTGTTATGATTGCCGGCTGGCTTGGAGCCATTGTCATTAGTGCTGCCGGCGGCGTCTTTCTGTCCCGGCTGCTGCTGCGGCCAATTCAATCGTTAAGCGACACCATGATAAGCATTAAGCAAAACGGGCTGCAGGAAAGGGTGGGTGTCCCGGGCAGCAATAATGATGAGCTGGCACAGCTTGCGAGAGTTTTTAATGATCTGATGGATCAGCTTGAAACCTCCTTTTACAACCAGAAACAGTTCGCCCAAGATGCCTCCCACGAATTGCGGACTCCGATTTCCATTATCGAAGGACATATTTCAATGCTTAACCGCTGGGGTAAACATGATCCGGCAATACTTGAAGAGTCGCTGAATGTATCTGTGCAGGAGCTGGGCCGGCTGAAGGGGATTGTCAATGAACTGCTGGAGCTTACCCGGGCCGAGGAGAACAGCAGGGAGCAGTACGATTTCCCCTGTGTAGTTCTGGATACCCTGCTTTACACCCTGCGGAATTTTGCCCTGCTGCATTCCGATTTCGAGATTACCCAGAATCTCAATGAGCTGGAGGATGTAGTCGTGCACATCGTGCCGAATCACCTGGAACAAATTCTGCTGATCCTCCTGGATAATGCAGTTAAATACTCCGGAGCGCTGCGGGTCATCCAATTGGATGGAGTTGTGGTGCGATCACAGGTTCAGATCCGTGTCGAAGACAGCGGAATTGGAGTGCCTGAGGATGATCTGCCTTTTGTGTTCCAACGTTTCTATCGTGTGGACAAGTCCAGGAGCCGGGGACAAGGAGGCAGCGGCCTGGGGCTGGCTATCGCAGAACGCCTGGTTGCAAAATACGGCGGCAGCATTGCAATAGCCAGCAAGGCAGGGCAAGGAACGGCGGTAACACTCACTTTTCCTATTGTGCAAAGGCCTAAGTCCAATTGA
- a CDS encoding response regulator transcription factor yields MNRILLIEDEKNLARFIELELQHVSYSVTLVQDGLAGLRLALEETWDLILLDLMLPGLNGIELCRRLRLEKQTPVIMITARDGLSDKINGLDSGADDYIAKPFAIEELLARMRSLLRRAGSLCQGQLLVCQDLQLDPLGRTLTKGGEVLDLTKREFDILLVLMQNMGRVMTREKLMESVWGYETDVDMKVVDVYISYLRGKIDTPGEPSIVQTLRGLGYVIRK; encoded by the coding sequence ATGAACAGAATATTATTGATTGAGGACGAGAAGAATTTGGCCCGTTTCATCGAGCTGGAGCTGCAGCATGTGTCTTATTCGGTAACACTGGTACAGGACGGGCTAGCCGGTCTGAGGCTTGCGTTGGAGGAAACCTGGGATTTGATTTTGCTTGATCTGATGCTTCCAGGGCTAAATGGAATAGAGCTGTGCCGGCGTCTCCGTCTGGAGAAGCAGACTCCGGTCATTATGATTACAGCCCGGGATGGATTGTCTGATAAAATTAACGGACTGGACAGCGGAGCGGATGATTACATTGCCAAACCGTTTGCAATAGAGGAACTGCTGGCACGTATGAGATCGCTTTTGCGGAGAGCAGGTTCACTGTGTCAGGGGCAACTGCTGGTGTGTCAGGATCTTCAGTTGGACCCTCTGGGCCGGACGCTTACCAAAGGCGGTGAAGTGCTTGATCTAACCAAACGTGAGTTTGATATCCTGCTGGTATTGATGCAGAATATGGGGCGTGTGATGACCCGTGAGAAGCTGATGGAGTCGGTATGGGGCTATGAAACAGATGTGGATATGAAGGTAGTGGACGTGTATATCAGCTATTTGAGAGGTAAAATTGACACACCCGGAGAGCCCAGCATCGTACAGACCCTGCGCGGTTTGGGATACGTGATCCGCAAATGA
- a CDS encoding GrpB family protein → MKNIAEKTKIVEVVPYDPAWKKEFIRLRDFLLEITGDLIIAAEHVGSTSVEGLSAKPIIDIDLVMESYGNFPEIVQRLSQHGYVHQGNLGIEGREAFRREQEDGFMKYHLYVCPKDGKGYLEHIALRDYMRVNPAAAREYEEVKLKLSEQFRDNIDAYCEGKTEVVHSILRKAGHMI, encoded by the coding sequence GTGAAGAACATCGCTGAAAAAACTAAAATTGTCGAAGTGGTTCCTTATGATCCCGCATGGAAGAAGGAATTCATCAGACTGCGCGATTTTTTACTGGAAATCACCGGGGATTTAATTATCGCTGCCGAACATGTCGGCAGCACCTCCGTCGAGGGATTGTCGGCGAAGCCCATCATCGATATTGACTTGGTAATGGAAAGCTACGGGAATTTCCCGGAGATTGTTCAAAGGTTAAGCCAGCATGGATATGTTCATCAGGGTAATCTTGGAATTGAGGGCAGGGAAGCATTCCGGCGAGAACAGGAAGACGGCTTCATGAAATATCATCTGTACGTGTGCCCCAAGGATGGCAAAGGGTATCTGGAGCATATTGCATTGCGAGATTATATGAGGGTCAATCCGGCAGCCGCCAGGGAATATGAGGAAGTGAAGCTGAAGCTTAGCGAGCAGTTCCGGGATAACATCGATGCTTACTGCGAGGGGAAAACAGAAGTAGTGCATTCTATTCTGAGGAAGGCTGGACATATGATTTAA
- a CDS encoding DUF4190 domain-containing protein, with protein MSYQPPPFGNQEYYTPPPPPAKTNGKSIAALVLGILSVVTPYIGLLFGIIAIILSAISLKEIRTRYEQGKGMAIAGLVCGIVGTIIYAVIIALIIIAVIFLNDYDGGFNAFNSFNNI; from the coding sequence ATGAGTTATCAACCGCCACCATTCGGAAATCAGGAGTACTACACACCACCACCTCCGCCCGCCAAAACGAACGGCAAGTCCATTGCCGCTCTGGTGCTTGGGATTTTATCGGTAGTGACCCCTTATATTGGCCTGCTATTCGGAATTATTGCCATCATCCTCTCTGCGATTTCGCTCAAAGAGATCCGTACCCGTTATGAGCAAGGCAAAGGCATGGCTATTGCCGGGCTGGTCTGCGGGATTGTAGGCACTATTATTTATGCGGTTATTATTGCACTTATCATCATCGCAGTAATTTTCTTGAACGACTACGACGGAGGTTTTAATGCCTTCAACAGCTTCAACAACATCTAG